A stretch of Besnoitia besnoiti strain Bb-Ger1 chromosome Unknown contig00015, whole genome shotgun sequence DNA encodes these proteins:
- a CDS encoding putative flap structure-specific endonuclease 1 (encoded by transcript BESB_028880), whose amino-acid sequence MGIKGLGKFIGDFAPRAIKRQEVGSFTSRIIAIDASMSLYQFMVAIRDGDSFGNFTNDAGECTSHIAGMLNRAIRLLEQGIRPVYVFDGKPPELKSGELAKRREVRDAAQAAAEKAKEEGDAEELRKQIVRSVRVSKQHNEDVQRLLRLMGLPVVLAPCEAEAQCAELTKKKKVWAAATEDADALTFGATRLIRNLTFSEKKPAAAVGASGSAVLVIDLPVLLEELQFSQEQFIDFCILCGCDYCSTLKGVGAKTAYSLIREHGSLENVLKAVDPEKVPESYPFREARALFIEPEVTPAEDIQLSWGDVDVEGLKTFLVKENQFSEQRVENYIQRLKKAKGKTSQTRLESFFGAATTKSSSLMQKQQLEKQKELEKKKSRGVRGFATTAKAKSAVRTAAAEGKAKQAAAEAEPRKEPKKRAPEENVDRDDATAAKKAKHEGPAAAEARGKEEEPQSEKTAPQSEKTEPQSEAAEAEKGRGSPAKAESGDQLNPASSDAKSAPTKERTEEAAASPSATGGSLFEDGEGEENIAPSEVCAS is encoded by the exons ATGGGCATTAAGGGACTGGGAAAATTCATCGGGGACtttgcgccgcgcgccatcAAGCGCCAGGAGGTCGGCAGCTTCACAAGCCGCATCATCGCGATCGACGCGTCGATGTCGCTGTACCAGTTCATGGTCGCGATTCGCGATGGAGACTCGTTCGGAAACTTCACAAACGACGCGGGAGAATGCACGTCGCACATCGCTGGCATGTTAAACAGAGCAATCAG GTTGTTGGAGCAGGGGATTCGTCCGGTGTACGTATTCGACGGCAAGCCCCCCGAGCTGAAGTCTGGCGAGCTCGCGAAGCGGCGGGAAgtgcgcgacgcagcgcaggcggcggcggagaaggcgaaggaggaaggcgacgcggaggagctgcggaagcAGATCGTGCGGTCGGTTCGCGTGTCTAAGCAGCACAACGAAGACgtccagcggctgctgcggctgatGGGGCTGCCGGTTGTCCTCGCACcgtgcgaggcggaggcgcagtgCGCGGAGCtcacgaagaagaagaaggtctgggcggctgcgaccgaggacgcggacgcacTGACCTTTGGCGCAACGCGCTTGATTCGGAATCTGACCTTCTCAGAGAAGAAacccgcggctgcggtcgGTGCCTCGGGGTCGGCGGTCCTAGTCATCGACTTACCCGTTctgctggaggagctgcagtTCTCGCAGGAGCAGTTCATCGACTTCTGCatcctctgcggctgcgactATTGCAGCACGCTCAaaggcgtcggcgcgaaGACCGCCTACAGCCTCATCCGCGAACACGGCAGCCTCGAAAACGTCCTCAAAGCCGTCGACCCTGAGAAGGTGCCGGAAAGCTACCCCttccgcgaggctcgcgccctcTTCATCGAACCCGAAGTGACCCCCGCGGAAGATATCCAACTCTCCTGGGGAGACGTCGATGTCGAAGGCCTCAAAACCTTCCTCGTCAAG GAAAATCAATTCAGCGAGCAGCGCGTGGAGAACTACATCCAGCGGCTGAAGAAGGCCAAGGGCAAGACGTCGCAGACGCGTCTGGAGTCGTTtttcggcgcggcgacgaccaagtcctcgtcgctcatgcagaagcagcaactcgagaagcagaaggagctggaaaagaagaagagccgcggcgtccgcggcttcgcaACCACCGCTAAGGCGAAGAGCGCTGTACGtacagcagcggcggagggaaaggcgaagcaggcggccgcggaggcggagcccCGAAAGGagccgaagaagcgcgcgccTGAGGAAAATGTcgaccgcgacgacgcgacggccgcgaagaaggccaaACACGAGggtcccgccgccgcagaggcgcgcgggaaggaggaagagccgcagagcgagaagactgcgccgcagagcgagaagactgagccgcagagcgaggctgcggaagcagagaagggaAGGGGAAGCCCTGCGAaagcggagagcggagaTCAGCTGAATCCCGCGAGTTCAGACGCGAAATCCGCGCCCACGAAGGAAAGGACagaagaggctgcggcctctccgtCAGCCACTGGCGGAAGCCTCttcgaagacggcgagggagaggaaaacaTCGCGCCGAGTGAAGTTTGCGCGTCGTGA